gctgtgttaaaaaatacagagggagaagaagagatgttTGTGAGGGGTGGTGGGCAGCACTGTGgagaagtggttagcacttctgcctcacagcgctgtggtcatgagttaaattccagaccatggtcttatctgtgtaaagtttatacgttctccctgtgtctccaaaaatatactaataggttaattttCTGTTATCAAAAATataccctagtttctctctctgtctgtgtgtgtgtgtgtgtgtgtgtgtgttagggaatttagactgtgagctccaatggggcagggaccgatgtgaatgagttctctgtacagcgctgcggaatcagtgccgctatttaaataaatggtgatgatgataagggatgatcagcagtgtaaggaggagaaaATCcctacaggtgagtaataaacacttattacagaaaaaagTCACATTCTCCTTAATCAGTCACTGCAGCAATATCTTATCATACATCCTCCTCTGTCAGTGCAAACCAAGGAATAAGTATCAGCCCAGTGGGGAGAGTCATGAGCCATCAGCCCCttttagactcctgttctccttcACTAACCATTTTCTTATGAGGAATTCAGCCTAGTCAGGATTCAGCCTAAATTAGCATGACACTGGCTGTGGGACTAGGCTACCGGAGGTTGAGCAGAGGGATATATTCAGACTGCttcattattttcttttgctCCCTGTGTGTCCATCTTGAGTAATTTGAGTAGTGTATATGAATGGGAAAAGACATGCTGCTAATTTAGCCCATGTTTACGCTGCTTCCATAAGGCTCCAGTGTTTTGATTTTAAGCTAATGTTTTATCTGTTAACCAAAATAGTCATATTTTCTGcttgtacatttatatttgtaataatgTTTGCTCATTGAAATTAAAGAGCTGAACAACTTGAACTTTCTAATAGAATGAACTGAAAAAATAAAGAATGTCTATTTCCATACATTCATTTTATTTCCAGCTGATGGATGCAAGGCCAGGAATACCTTACAGGGATGCCTCATTTTCTCTCCAGattttaaaatagaagataaCATCACACAAGATTCTCCAGAAGAAAATCCAATTACCAGAAATATATGTCCAGTTCTTCCCAGGGCAGATATATCATCTGATCCCTCCAACAATGGAGAATGTTCTTCTGACATCTTAGATATTGCTATACATAGTACAGATCATACAAATGATAGAATGttttcttgttctgaatgtggtaaatgttttacacgAAAATCAGCTCTTTTTGTACATAagagaattcatacaggtgaGAAGGCGTTTtcttgttctgagtgtggaaaatgtttttcaCAGAAACCAGCtcttgttatacatcagagaactcacacaggtgagaaaccattttcttgttctgtgtgtgggaaatgtttcacaCATAAATTAGGTCTTGCtgtacatcagagaactcacacaggtgaaaaaccttttccttgctctgtgtgtgggaaatgttttgcatataaatCGACTCTTGTTGAACATGAGAGAACTCATATAGGtaagaaaccatttccatgttctgagtgtggaaaatgtttttcaCAGAAATCAACTCTTGTTGTACACCAGAGAACTCACACCggtgaaaaaccatttccatgttctgagtgtggaaaatgtttttcaCAGAAAGCAGCTCTTGTtctacatcagagaactcacacaggtgaaaaaccatttccatgttctgagtgtgggaaatgttttgcatataaatcaactcttgttgaacatcagagaactcacacaggtgagaaaccgttttcatgttcagagtgtgggaaatgttttgcatataaatCAAATCTTACTGAACATGAAAGAAGTCACagaggtgagaaaccatttccatgttcagagtgtggaaaatgtttttcgCAGAAACCAAGTCTTGTTGAGCATCAGAGCATTCATACAGATGAGAAACAATTTCCTTGTTCTgcgtgtgggaaatgttttacacgtaaatcatctcttgttgtacatcagagaacgcacacaggtgagaaaccattttcatgttctgagtgtgcgaaatgttttacatataaatcgaTTCTTGTTGAACATGAGAGAACTCATataggtgagaaaccatttccatgttctgagtgtggaaaatgtttttcacagaaaccagctcttgttgtacatcagagaactcacacaggtgataaaccatttcaatgttctgagtgtggaaaatgtttttcacagaaagcagctcttgttgtacatcagagaactcacacaggtgagaaacaatTTCCTTGTTCTGCGTGTGGGAAATGCTTTACACATAAATCATCtcttgttatacatcagagaactcacacaggtgaaaaaccattttcatgttctgagtgtggaaaatgtttttcaCAGAGAGCagctcttgttgaacatcagagaactcacacaggtgagaaaccatttccatgttcaaagtgtgggaaatgttttagacaGAAATCAGCTCTTGCTTCACATCAGAAATCTCACAAAGGAGAAAAGCAATTTCAATGAGCTGATTCAAGACGTGAAGCAATCTAAATATTATTGTTCATATTATTAATGTAAATTCCAAAAGCAGGCAGAAATGTTGTTTAAATATAAAGTTATAAGTAGTATGCAATCCTAGCAATGGGCTGGCAATATATGTGGGATCTGGTTTCCAATTATATTATGTTTGGTCATACTCTTAATTAAAAGGGTGATATGTTCTGTGATATGTTTCTGTCTCAATGGgtaatttatgaagctgcaaaaTTGTGGATCTATACTGCAAAAGTAATTTAGTGATGATCTGTGGTTATTTTTGTACAAATACACCCATTTATGCAGGTATGTGCCTGACTTTATAGATGAGATGCGTCTGCTGGGATGTAAACCTTTAGATTGAATTACGTGGATTTAGCCTTGTATTGCTCCAGCATGTGAAAGTAAGATTTACATTTGCacagtaaaatgtttaaatgagTTTCTTTATCTTTACAACAACCTTTCTTATATAGCGGGAGGATACAGGGCCTTTCCCATCCCCTGAATAAGGACTTGCATTTTACACTCAGTTAGAGGTGATGGAGGTCCGACCTCTGCTTAGAATTTTAAATGTGAGACCTTTTGCACCTTCCAGGCACAGTTTATACAGAAAAGCACATTTATAGGGACATAACTACCcatgaaataaaaacacacaaatgtcACAAGTAGTAAATACTGTCCAGATGTCCTGTCActcataatttaaaacataaataagaatggaatatacaatatatttggaGAATACTAAGGAAAACTTGACATGAATGAACAGAATAGTCTTAAGATAGTAGGCAGGATTTTGAAGGAtggttatgtgtatatatatcttaACTCACAAAAGAGCACCCACTGACAGTTCATAAAAGCAGATTgtgggtatgtatgtatgcactaggccaataaatatttgtatatgtttataatgAAATGCTCTGTGTAGCTGTATTTTTTCAGTTGATAAATTACTTCCTATGTATCCAGCAATTCTCTGGTTGCATGAATAGATTCTGCACCTCCTTTGCAGATAGTAATAGCCACTAACCTTCTTTTATGGGATTCAGAAAGTTAAACACATTTGTTTAATTGACATATTGATGGCtccttttatttacatattggaCAAATTTATTAGTGTTAAAATGATGTGGGACACAGGACACTGATGGCTGTTGGTCTtataaaacatttacatgctTCAGACTCCCAGTACTCAGGCAGCAGGGAGGGATCCTGGGGGGATTCTCCATTTGCTATACATGGGGGGCATGATTTATTAAGGAGGGGTTGGACATTTGTCCAAAGATCCAAACTAGATGGAGACTCCTTggcggagtacagatttaaaaaaaaaaccatttaaccTGATTACGTGGACAATTCtaacttaattaaaaatattcaaaagctcaaatttaatgttttaaaaatgtaaatgatttctgtcacacagacacacactcagtggccactctTAGGTACAGCTTTATAGCACTAAGTAgtttgcccccagaacagcctgattCTTTCAGGCACGGATTCAATATGGAGCTGGatacattccttagagattctggtccatgttgacataatAACAATAcccagttgctgcagatttgttggctgcaccTTCATGCTGCGAATCTCCCGCTCCAGCACTTCCTGAGGCATCTCTataggattgagatctggtgactggagGCACATTGAGTAcattgaactcattgtcatgttcatggtACCAGCTTGAGAAGACGTGAGCTTTGTGACATGACGCCTTATTCTACTGGAAGTAGCCATAAGAAGATAGGTAGACTGTAGCCGTAaaaggatgcacatggtcagtaaTTATACTCAGGTAGTCTGTGGCATTAAACAATGCTAAATTCAAATGTGTGCCCAGAAAATATTCTCCAACTCATTACACCACCTTCAGCCTGCACAGTTTGTACAAGACAGGATGGATCCattgattcatgttgtttatgccaacTTGTGTCACTACCATCTGCATGTTACAGCAGGAATCGAGATTAGTGAGACCAGACAtaatttttccaatcttcaactgtccagttttggtgagtttGTGTCCACTGTAGCTTCAAACTCCTGTTTGTAGCTGACGGGAGTGATATAGGAGTGGTCATCTGCTGCTGTAGTCTATTTCAAGGTTTCACAGGCTGTAAATACAGAAATACTCGTGTTCTTACCACTGTTGTAATCCATGggtatttgagttactgtcacctttcTGTCAGCTTGATCGATTATCCTCTGACTGCTCTCATTTTGCCCACAGAACAGCCAATCACTTGATGGGGTTTTTTGTgcatcattctctgtaaactctagagcatatgtgtgaaaatcccaggagatcagcagtttctgagatactcaaccACCCAATCTGGCACCAGCAATCATTTTATGGTTAAAGTCACTTATATCatatttcttctccattctgggggtaaatgtatcaagctgagagttttccggcgggtttgaaaagtggagatgttgcctatagcaaccaatcaaattctagctatcattttgtagaatgtactaaataaatgatagctagaatcttattgttttttttatacctgctggaaaactctcagcttgatacatttaccccctggtctctgtgGACTGTGTTGGTGTAGTACCATATTCCTACCAGAGGAGCTGTGTATTTTGGACTTAGGCCATTCCAGCTATTGAATAGTTAATCTCTTCCCCTAGCCAGTAGCGATCTGGTCCTGTATTTGGGTGCACCTATTTTTTTGTTCTCCAAACAGTCTGGTCCAGATCACTGAGTGAATCTATGGTGTTGCACAGCTTTAGTTCCTCAGTTCCTGTCATCTGCAAACCTTGTTCCTAACCTGGCTTAGGTGTGTATCTGCCAATATTAAACTGCCTGTGTTCTCTACAAATGAACAAAAAATTACAGGAGCACTAGATCTAAAGAAACAGTGGACCTTGAATAAATATATGCTCACTGCTTCTCGTGAGTGGAAATGCCAGTCCATCTGTAGAAAAACAGCGGGAAGCACCTTGTGTTTTGTCAAGAAAAATTTACATAAGTTTATCCAGGACACATACAAAGAATAAAACGTTTCCAAGCTGTACCAATCAGTTTGTCACACGCCGGCCCAGCAAGCGGTTACCAACATCCTTACCTTCTTGCAGGCGGTGATCACGGTGTCTTGGGAGCATCAGTCCGATGGCGGGTGCCATCTTGCCGTCGGCATGAGCAGATCCGCAAGTCCTTCCTTCAGACATTACACTCTCCTCATTGGCCTCAGAATCTTGGGAGGGGTATTTAAACTACCTGATTTCTCctgtcaggtgcctgttctttgtgctcaTTCCCTGCAACTGTAAGGATCTGGCTCTTGTTCTCTCTCTCGCTGctatattgaactaccgctgttccagtgactccattggTGCTGTTTCTGTTACCTCCTTGTGTCCACCTCTCGCCTGTTCCCTCCGTTCCTGGCTCCTCCGAACCACTCTGCCTGGTACTCTCTCACGGGACCGCGACTTGTGGGATACGggctgctaagaccatacctccttgcgggggtccctggtgaaaaccacctaccaGTAAGACTCCGCGCCCTTGAGTGAGCCCTGTCATATCTGGCAGATTCAGGGGATCCCTATTTCAGCCCTGAAAActgtcacagttttattaaaatactatatttaaatcatatttAAAACAATGATCCAAATAAAGAATTAACTGGTATCAAAATGCTTCCTTATATATCAATTGTGGACACAGGGTCGCACTTCTTAAGGAATATATATCATTGAAACATCCTATTGCACTTATCTAGCTAAGGTGCGTCTATGATAGTACTTGTA
The nucleotide sequence above comes from Mixophyes fleayi isolate aMixFle1 chromosome 6, aMixFle1.hap1, whole genome shotgun sequence. Encoded proteins:
- the LOC142160014 gene encoding uncharacterized protein LOC142160014, with translation MFSCSECGKCFTRKSALFVHKRIHTGEKAFSCSECGKCFSQKPALVIHQRTHTGEKPFSCSVCGKCFTHKLGLAVHQRTHTGEKPFPCSVCGKCFAYKSTLVEHERTHIGKKPFPCSECGKCFSQKSTLVVHQRTHTGEKPFPCSECGKCFSQKAALVLHQRTHTGEKPFPCSECGKCFAYKSTLVEHQRTHTGEKPFSCSECGKCFAYKSNLTEHERSHRGEKPFPCSECGKCFSQKPSLVEHQSIHTDEKQFPCSACGKCFTRKSSLVVHQRTHTGEKPFSCSECAKCFTYKSILVEHERTHIGEKPFPCSECGKCFSQKPALVVHQRTHTGDKPFQCSECGKCFSQKAALVVHQRTHTGEKQFPCSACGKCFTHKSSLVIHQRTHTGEKPFSCSECGKCFSQRAALVEHQRTHTGEKPFPCSKCGKCFRQKSALASHQKSHKGEKMFSCSECGKCFTRKSALVIHQRIHTGEKPFSCSECGKCFSQKPTLVIHQRTHTGEKPFSCSVCGKCFTHKLGLVVHQRTHTGEKPFPCSVCGKCFAYKSTLVEHERTHIGEKPFPCSECGKCFSQKPALIVHQRTHTGEKPFPCSECGKCFAYKSTLVEHQRTHTGEKPFSCSECGKCFSQKPGLVVHQRTHTGEKPFPCSGCGKCFTHKSALLIHQRTHTCEKPFSCFECGKCFAYKSTLIKHERNHIGEKPFSCSECGKCFSQKPSLVEHQRTHTGEKQFSCSVCGKCFTRKSSLVIHQRTHTGEKPFSCSECGKCFTYKSILVEHQRTHTGEKPFPCSKCGKCFRQKSALVSHQKSHKGEKQSQ